Proteins encoded together in one Hymenobacter monticola window:
- the mfd gene encoding transcription-repair coupling factor, with amino-acid sequence MQVTDFLRLYRLSPELQVLAARLRGAAKPDPSGVRLHLRGLVGSQDAVVAAAVAHGQHPHVFVLHDKDEAAYFLSDLQHLLPEGPEVLLFPSSYKRAYQFDETENANVLMRAEVLNRVNTTRAASSGNSVFIVTYPEALTEKVINRQSLVKNTFNAKVGDKLDVNFLGELLGEYDFEKTDFVYEAGQYAVRGGIVDVFSYANELPFRLELFGDEIESIRTFNPETQLSVEPRPSISIIPNVQTKMLTETREAFFDFLPRTACIWLKDVRQTLDVVSELFEKAEANFQQMLSEAGGMQIVSKPADLFESGKNFKKLLDEFAVVEFGKRFHFKNAETFQFSAKPQPSFNKEFERMAKNLRENQQRNFTTIIASDTVRQADRLRTIFDELDNNVQFQHLLLALREGYVDEQLELAVYTDHQLFERYYRAQETKKFSKKKALTLRELKTLQPGDYVTHQDYGIARFAGLTQVDINGQVQEAIRLIYRDDDVLTVSIHALHKIAKYSGAEGAPPTMSKLGSPEWENKKKAVKKKVKDIAADLIRLYAKRKTAPGFAFSPDGFMQAELESSFIYEDTPDQAKATEDVKNDMQQPHPMDRLVCGDVGFGKTEVAIRAAFKAVADGKQAAVLVPTTILAMQHYKTFRDRLATLPVTVEYINRFKTTKQIKETLQRVAEGKTDILIGTHRLTNKDIKFKDLGLLVIDEEQKFGVKTKDKLKELKVNVDTLTLSATPIPRTLHFSLMGARDLSVIATPPPNRQPVNTELHVFDEILIRDAVARELKRGGQVFFVHNRVKDLDEQAAMILRMVPDARITTIHGQMEGDQLEKRMMKFVEGEYDVLVSTNLIESGLDIPNANTIIINRAHLHGLSDLHQMRGRVGRSNRKAYCYLLTPPVANLPSDARKRLSTLEEFSDLGAGFNVAMRDLDIRGAGNLLGGEQSGFINDLGYETYHQILDEAVTELKETEFRDLFLGDSNQRLQAAAGAGRAHECNVETDQQVLIPEKYVSNVSERLQLYAKLDRAQKPEELQKLLTSMTDRFGPLPPEVEQLADIVRLRWQACQVGFHKITLKRDTLKGYLPADDDHKAYFQGEQFGTILNYVQTHPRTAKLKEHKEQLIVTFDEVRSIQQAKRVLSELGSAEAVAV; translated from the coding sequence GTGCAAGTAACTGACTTTCTTCGCCTCTATCGCCTTTCGCCCGAGCTGCAGGTGCTGGCCGCCCGCCTGCGCGGCGCCGCCAAGCCCGACCCCAGCGGCGTGCGCCTGCACCTGCGCGGCCTGGTGGGCAGCCAGGATGCCGTGGTGGCCGCCGCCGTGGCCCACGGCCAGCACCCGCACGTGTTCGTGCTCCACGACAAGGACGAGGCAGCTTACTTCCTCTCCGACCTGCAGCACCTGCTGCCCGAGGGGCCCGAGGTGCTGCTGTTTCCGAGTTCCTACAAGCGGGCTTACCAGTTCGACGAGACGGAAAACGCCAACGTGCTGATGCGCGCCGAGGTGTTGAACCGCGTGAACACGACGCGGGCGGCCAGCAGCGGCAATAGCGTGTTCATCGTGACGTACCCGGAGGCGCTGACGGAGAAGGTAATCAACCGGCAGAGCCTGGTGAAAAACACCTTCAACGCGAAAGTAGGCGATAAGCTGGACGTGAATTTTCTGGGCGAGCTGCTGGGCGAGTACGACTTCGAGAAGACGGATTTTGTGTATGAAGCGGGGCAGTACGCGGTGCGGGGCGGCATCGTGGACGTGTTCAGCTACGCGAACGAGCTGCCGTTCCGGCTGGAGCTGTTCGGGGATGAGATTGAGAGCATCCGCACGTTCAATCCCGAGACGCAGCTGTCGGTGGAGCCGCGGCCCAGTATCAGCATTATTCCGAACGTGCAGACGAAGATGCTGACCGAGACGCGGGAGGCTTTTTTTGATTTTCTGCCCCGCACGGCCTGCATCTGGCTGAAAGACGTGCGGCAGACGCTGGACGTGGTGAGCGAGCTATTTGAGAAGGCGGAGGCCAATTTTCAGCAGATGCTGAGTGAGGCCGGCGGCATGCAGATTGTGAGCAAGCCGGCTGATTTGTTTGAGAGCGGCAAGAATTTCAAGAAGCTGCTTGATGAGTTTGCGGTGGTGGAATTTGGCAAGCGCTTCCACTTCAAAAATGCAGAGACCTTCCAGTTCAGCGCCAAGCCGCAGCCCAGCTTCAACAAGGAATTTGAGCGCATGGCCAAGAACCTGCGCGAGAACCAGCAGCGCAACTTCACCACCATTATTGCTTCTGACACGGTACGGCAGGCCGACCGGCTGCGCACGATTTTCGACGAGCTGGACAACAACGTGCAGTTTCAGCACCTGCTGCTGGCCCTGCGCGAGGGCTACGTGGACGAGCAGCTGGAGCTGGCCGTGTACACCGACCACCAGCTGTTTGAGCGCTACTACCGGGCGCAGGAAACCAAGAAGTTTTCCAAGAAAAAGGCGCTGACCCTGCGCGAGCTGAAAACCCTGCAGCCCGGCGACTACGTGACCCACCAGGACTACGGGATTGCGCGGTTTGCGGGGCTGACGCAGGTGGACATCAACGGGCAGGTTCAGGAGGCTATTCGCCTGATTTACCGCGACGACGACGTGCTGACGGTGAGCATTCACGCCCTGCACAAGATTGCCAAGTACAGCGGCGCCGAGGGCGCGCCGCCCACCATGAGCAAGCTGGGCTCGCCGGAGTGGGAGAACAAGAAGAAGGCGGTGAAGAAGAAGGTGAAGGACATTGCGGCCGACCTCATTCGCCTGTATGCCAAGCGCAAAACCGCGCCCGGCTTCGCCTTCTCGCCCGATGGCTTTATGCAGGCCGAGCTGGAGTCGAGCTTCATTTACGAGGACACGCCCGACCAGGCCAAGGCCACCGAGGATGTGAAAAACGACATGCAGCAGCCCCACCCCATGGACCGGCTGGTGTGCGGCGACGTGGGCTTTGGCAAGACCGAAGTGGCCATTCGGGCGGCCTTCAAAGCCGTGGCCGATGGCAAGCAGGCGGCCGTGCTGGTGCCCACCACCATCCTGGCCATGCAGCACTACAAGACCTTCCGCGACCGGCTGGCCACGCTGCCCGTGACGGTGGAGTACATCAACCGCTTCAAAACCACCAAGCAGATTAAGGAAACCCTGCAGCGCGTGGCCGAGGGCAAAACCGACATCCTCATCGGCACGCACCGACTGACCAACAAGGACATCAAGTTCAAGGACCTGGGCTTGCTGGTGATTGACGAGGAGCAGAAGTTCGGCGTAAAAACCAAGGACAAGCTCAAGGAGCTGAAGGTTAACGTGGACACGCTCACGCTCTCGGCCACGCCCATTCCGCGCACGCTACACTTCTCGCTGATGGGCGCGCGCGACCTGAGCGTGATTGCCACGCCGCCGCCCAACCGCCAGCCGGTGAACACCGAGTTGCACGTATTTGACGAGATTCTGATTCGCGACGCGGTAGCGCGGGAGCTGAAGCGCGGCGGGCAGGTATTCTTCGTGCACAACCGCGTGAAGGACCTTGATGAGCAGGCCGCCATGATACTGCGCATGGTGCCCGATGCCCGCATCACCACCATTCACGGGCAGATGGAGGGCGACCAGCTGGAAAAGCGCATGATGAAGTTTGTGGAGGGCGAGTACGACGTGCTGGTGAGCACCAACCTGATTGAGTCGGGCCTCGACATTCCCAACGCCAACACCATCATCATCAACCGCGCCCACCTGCACGGCCTGAGCGACCTGCACCAGATGCGCGGCCGCGTGGGCCGCTCCAACCGCAAGGCGTACTGCTACTTGCTCACGCCCCCGGTGGCCAACCTGCCGAGCGACGCCCGCAAGCGCCTGAGCACGCTGGAGGAGTTTTCGGACCTGGGCGCGGGCTTCAACGTGGCTATGCGCGACCTGGACATTCGCGGCGCCGGCAACCTGCTGGGCGGCGAGCAGTCGGGCTTCATCAACGACCTGGGCTACGAAACCTACCACCAGATTCTGGACGAGGCCGTGACGGAGCTCAAGGAAACCGAATTCCGCGACCTGTTCCTAGGCGACTCGAACCAGCGCCTGCAGGCGGCGGCCGGCGCGGGCCGTGCCCACGAGTGCAACGTGGAGACGGACCAGCAGGTGCTCATCCCGGAGAAGTACGTGAGCAACGTGTCGGAGCGCCTGCAGCTCTACGCCAAGCTCGACCGCGCCCAGAAGCCCGAGGAACTGCAGAAGCTGCTCACCAGCATGACTGACCGATTCGGGCCCCTGCCACCCGAAGTGGAGCAGCTGGCCGACATTGTGCGGCTGCGCTGGCAGGCCTGCCAGGTGGGCTTCCACAAAATCACGCTCAAGCGCGACACGCTGAAAGGCTACTTGCCCGCCGACGACGACCACAAGGCCTATTTCCAGGGCGAGCAGTTCGGCACCATCCTTAATTACGTGCAGACGCACCCGCGCACGGCCAAGCTGAAGGAGCACAAGGAGCAACTCATTGTGACGTTTGACGAGGTGCGCTCCATTCAGCAGGCCAAGCGCGTGCTCAGCGAGCTGGGCAGTGCGGAGGCCGTGGCGGTGTAA
- a CDS encoding toxin-antitoxin system YwqK family antitoxin: MLPLLLLATNTRAQTSRPLRIVTFYDSARTQRRAVYGAQLTGPRPDTVAHGPFRRFGRDGSLQELGHFTLGQADSIWTRYYPAKPGRAPAVARRLPMRAGQPSGPFVVFHPDGRVAQRGTFRRGQLVDSLVTTGRTGRSRLLARFDSSRAPGLRGSFRQWGGQYTAAFLPKINFWGDGASERNDYPRRDPARYWQGQLAAGRLVGAYTEYDPDGEPRVRLSYTDQGQYRLTTVYYPAAWLRSEAKEEQPLPADSVVHSQPFIQWQAVGPHPYLLQRHWSYSYGSIAGQSEDKLYRVVPLEFKWNRHHHNYHTTPRGVFTSDVIGTLRGGSSPAPLPPQVAAAFIKPISPQSDLFCSGLQAQYRTHGRPPLQTVALTDGSVLRRYPPLSRYRQPVGLEVVRHPGRWHLGAADTTGASPRPARQRTATLADGRRLVETRYTTRTYFATGQLQDFSRRRPLIGAVDKEYYPNGTRKEQLTAGWLGIFSRKWDEAGHLTSHNYESPFGDHPGKALRRTFKQWHPLRKARLKLRRFHPFRPVGRAIRKVFPRHDHHTPRPHKD; encoded by the coding sequence ATGCTGCCGCTTCTTCTTCTTGCCACCAATACCCGGGCCCAAACCAGCCGCCCGCTACGCATCGTCACTTTCTACGACTCGGCGCGCACCCAGCGCCGGGCCGTCTACGGTGCTCAGCTCACCGGCCCGCGCCCCGACACCGTGGCCCATGGCCCGTTTCGGCGCTTTGGGCGCGATGGCAGCTTGCAGGAGCTGGGCCACTTCACCCTGGGCCAGGCCGACAGCATCTGGACCCGCTACTACCCGGCCAAACCCGGCCGGGCGCCCGCCGTGGCGCGCCGCCTGCCCATGCGCGCCGGCCAGCCCAGTGGCCCCTTCGTCGTGTTCCACCCCGACGGCCGGGTGGCCCAGCGCGGCACCTTCCGCCGCGGGCAGCTGGTCGATTCATTGGTGACCACTGGCAGAACCGGCCGCTCGCGCCTGCTGGCCCGTTTCGACAGCAGCCGGGCGCCCGGGCTGCGGGGCAGCTTCCGGCAGTGGGGCGGGCAGTATACAGCTGCCTTTCTTCCAAAAATTAATTTCTGGGGCGATGGCGCAAGCGAAAGAAATGACTACCCACGGCGCGACCCGGCCCGCTACTGGCAGGGCCAGCTCGCGGCCGGCCGGCTGGTGGGCGCTTACACCGAATACGACCCCGACGGTGAGCCGCGCGTGCGGCTTTCCTACACCGACCAGGGCCAATACCGCCTCACGACCGTCTATTACCCGGCGGCGTGGCTGCGCAGTGAGGCAAAAGAAGAACAGCCGCTGCCGGCCGATAGCGTGGTGCACAGCCAGCCTTTCATCCAATGGCAGGCCGTGGGACCGCACCCTTACCTGTTGCAGCGGCATTGGAGCTACAGCTATGGCTCAATCGCCGGCCAGTCAGAGGATAAGCTTTATAGAGTGGTGCCGCTCGAATTTAAATGGAATCGGCACCACCACAATTACCACACAACGCCCCGAGGCGTTTTCACTAGCGACGTAATAGGCACTTTGAGAGGGGGCAGCAGCCCCGCACCGCTGCCACCCCAGGTAGCCGCGGCTTTCATCAAGCCCATTTCCCCTCAATCAGACCTTTTCTGCAGCGGTTTGCAAGCGCAGTACCGGACGCATGGCCGGCCCCCGCTCCAAACCGTAGCCCTCACCGACGGCTCGGTGCTGCGCCGCTACCCACCCCTCAGCCGCTACCGCCAGCCCGTGGGGCTGGAAGTCGTGCGCCACCCCGGCCGCTGGCATTTAGGTGCTGCCGATACCACGGGCGCCAGCCCGCGGCCCGCCCGGCAACGCACCGCCACGCTGGCCGATGGCCGCCGCCTGGTGGAAACCCGGTACACCACGCGCACCTATTTTGCCACGGGCCAGCTGCAGGATTTTTCGCGGCGTCGCCCGCTAATTGGGGCCGTTGACAAGGAATATTATCCCAACGGCACCCGAAAAGAGCAACTCACCGCAGGCTGGCTGGGCATTTTCTCCCGCAAATGGGATGAGGCGGGCCACCTCACGAGTCATAACTATGAGAGCCCATTTGGCGACCATCCCGGTAAGGCCCTGCGCCGCACGTTCAAACAGTGGCATCCTTTGCGCAAGGCACGGCTGAAACTTCGGCGCTTTCACCCCTTCCGGCCCGTGGGCCGGGCCATCCGCAAGGTATTTCCCCGCCACGACCACCACACGCCGCGCCCGCACAAGGACTGA
- a CDS encoding metal-dependent hydrolase: MRGSSHLAIGLITGVAIAGLVPGLPFSVPGIALAGFSSLAPDLDHPESRLSKRLGFTQNYVRWAFAAGALAIAAYAYFQLRVGSEQRLYYTVALAFGLIGVGMQGGSARRLALLFTGLATVVAGLYTEQLWLSLLGTFVALAPFTSHRSWTHTIWATALWTYIGHLANQHLGWHGVALFAGGGYASHLIADSLTKAGVRWFLPLWDYSFKIPLISTGSASGNMLEVAICTGYGLLVLGLVVGRMGF, from the coding sequence ATGCGCGGTTCTTCCCACTTGGCCATCGGCCTCATCACCGGCGTGGCCATTGCGGGGCTGGTGCCGGGCCTGCCGTTTTCGGTGCCCGGCATTGCCCTGGCCGGCTTTTCCAGCCTCGCCCCCGACCTCGACCACCCCGAGAGCCGCCTCAGCAAGCGCCTCGGCTTCACCCAGAATTACGTGCGCTGGGCCTTCGCCGCCGGCGCGCTGGCCATTGCGGCCTATGCTTACTTCCAGTTAAGGGTCGGGTCGGAGCAGCGGCTCTACTACACCGTGGCGCTGGCGTTCGGGCTGATTGGGGTGGGCATGCAGGGCGGCTCGGCGCGGCGGCTGGCGCTGCTCTTCACCGGGCTGGCCACGGTGGTGGCCGGCCTCTACACCGAGCAATTGTGGCTGAGCTTGCTGGGAACGTTTGTGGCGCTGGCGCCCTTCACTTCACACCGCTCCTGGACGCACACCATCTGGGCCACCGCCCTCTGGACTTACATCGGCCACTTGGCCAACCAGCACCTGGGCTGGCACGGCGTGGCCCTGTTTGCCGGCGGCGGCTACGCCTCCCACCTGATAGCCGATAGCCTCACCAAAGCGGGCGTGCGGTGGTTTTTGCCCCTTTGGGACTACTCGTTTAAGATTCCGCTCATCAGCACGGGCTCGGCTTCGGGCAACATGCTGGAGGTGGCCATTTGCACCGGCTACGGGCTGCTGGTGCTGGGCCTGGTGGTGGGCCGCATGGGGTTCTAA
- a CDS encoding NYN domain-containing protein — MNQMNSPLIRVGVFYDGNYFLKISDYYYFQHERKARISLEGLHEYIRHQVAEEEDVDVRLAQITDAHFFRGRLSATEARDKDRLFHDRLLDDILMNLGVQTHYMALKTRDGRLQEKGIDVWLSLEALELALHKTLDVVVLIAGDSDYVPLIRKLNTVGTRVMLLNWDFKYEDFKGETRVTRASQQLLEQVTYPVAMHDVIDRGLQQQDEVVEALFVNQTEPAAFAPSTAAAPKPLRPTGPTAAGPVGTLGMSTIKNLKNGFGFVVMPPNNLFFSYADLTEGDFNDLREGDWVEFTVGRNHRDEDCARNVRKVPAPQMADGDDEYEPVSMHASAEL; from the coding sequence ATGAACCAGATGAACAGCCCCTTGATTCGGGTTGGTGTCTTTTATGACGGCAACTATTTCTTAAAAATCAGCGACTATTATTATTTCCAGCACGAGCGCAAGGCCCGCATTAGCCTTGAAGGACTGCACGAATACATTCGCCACCAGGTTGCCGAAGAAGAAGACGTGGACGTGCGCCTGGCGCAAATCACCGACGCGCATTTCTTCCGCGGCCGCCTCTCGGCCACCGAAGCCCGCGACAAGGACCGCCTGTTCCACGACCGCCTGCTCGACGACATCCTAATGAACCTAGGCGTGCAGACGCACTACATGGCCCTCAAAACCCGCGACGGCCGCCTGCAGGAAAAAGGCATCGACGTGTGGCTGAGCCTCGAAGCCCTCGAGCTGGCCCTGCACAAAACCCTCGACGTGGTGGTGCTCATCGCCGGCGACTCCGACTACGTGCCCCTCATCCGCAAGCTCAACACCGTGGGCACCCGCGTGATGCTGCTGAACTGGGACTTCAAATACGAAGACTTCAAGGGCGAAACCCGCGTGACGCGCGCCTCGCAGCAGCTGCTGGAGCAGGTGACGTACCCCGTGGCCATGCACGACGTCATTGACCGCGGCCTGCAGCAGCAGGACGAAGTGGTGGAAGCCCTGTTTGTGAACCAAACCGAGCCCGCCGCTTTCGCTCCCAGCACGGCCGCCGCGCCCAAGCCCCTGCGCCCCACCGGCCCCACCGCCGCCGGCCCCGTGGGCACGCTGGGCATGAGCACCATCAAAAACCTGAAAAACGGCTTCGGCTTCGTGGTAATGCCGCCGAACAACCTGTTTTTCAGCTACGCCGACCTGACGGAGGGCGACTTCAACGACCTGCGCGAAGGCGACTGGGTGGAGTTTACCGTGGGCCGCAACCACCGCGACGAGGACTGCGCCCGCAACGTGCGCAAAGTGCCCGCCCCCCAAATGGCCGACGGCGACGACGAGTACGAGCCCGTGAGCATGCACGCCTCGGCGGAATTGTAA
- a CDS encoding PaaI family thioesterase: MSETTSPRPVPELAAMVAAYDQMNHYGRTNGMTLTVPEPGHAEYRMTVREEHLSSPGTCHGGVLAGLMDAALGAAALTLAFTKLEFVSTVEFKMNYLHAVHLHDTLVARGDVDHAGNSLVVSSCVIYRVQEGQENVAVARGMGTFNRYPANKREFAKLLM; this comes from the coding sequence ATGTCCGAAACAACCTCGCCCCGTCCCGTGCCCGAATTAGCCGCCATGGTAGCCGCCTACGACCAGATGAACCACTACGGCCGCACCAATGGCATGACCCTGACCGTGCCCGAGCCCGGCCACGCCGAATACCGCATGACCGTGCGCGAGGAGCACCTCTCCTCCCCTGGCACCTGCCACGGCGGCGTGCTGGCCGGCCTCATGGACGCCGCATTGGGCGCTGCCGCCCTCACCCTGGCCTTCACCAAACTCGAATTTGTTTCGACGGTCGAATTCAAGATGAACTACCTCCACGCCGTGCATCTGCACGACACACTGGTAGCCCGCGGTGACGTCGACCACGCCGGCAACTCGTTGGTGGTGAGCAGCTGCGTCATCTATCGCGTGCAGGAAGGCCAGGAGAACGTAGCCGTAGCGCGTGGCATGGGCACGTTCAACCGCTACCCGGCCAACAAGCGTGAATTTGCCAAGCTGCTGATGTGA
- a CDS encoding GNAT family N-acetyltransferase — protein sequence MTSAPIVRPPRTPAEWAAYYHLRYAVLRQPWQQPPGSERVPADDEPGTMHALLLADEAAETPVALAVGMLQPTGPAQGQIRFMAVAPEAAGRGLGREVVAYLEAQARTAGLTEVVLHSREAAVGFYERLGYAVMEPSHLLFGLIPHFLMQKHL from the coding sequence ATGACTTCCGCCCCCATCGTTCGTCCGCCGCGCACCCCCGCCGAGTGGGCCGCCTACTACCACCTGCGCTACGCCGTGCTGCGCCAGCCCTGGCAGCAGCCCCCCGGCTCCGAGCGCGTGCCCGCCGACGACGAGCCCGGCACCATGCACGCCCTGCTGCTGGCCGACGAGGCCGCCGAAACGCCGGTGGCCTTAGCGGTGGGAATGCTCCAACCTACCGGCCCCGCGCAGGGCCAGATTCGCTTCATGGCCGTGGCGCCAGAGGCCGCGGGCCGCGGCCTGGGGCGTGAGGTGGTGGCCTACCTAGAAGCGCAGGCCCGCACGGCCGGGCTCACGGAAGTGGTGTTGCATTCGCGGGAGGCGGCCGTGGGCTTTTATGAAAGGCTGGGCTACGCGGTGATGGAGCCGTCGCACCTATTATTTGGCCTCATCCCGCACTTTCTGATGCAGAAGCATTTGTAA
- a CDS encoding YajQ family cyclic di-GMP-binding protein, with the protein MASFDIVSKVDPQTLENAVNTAQKELQTRYDLRDTKGGIELNKKENTILLSSENSMRIKALEDILLGRVVKQGIDGTSLDFTADEQPSGQLIKKTIKVRAGVDKEYGRKIIKAIKDAKVKVEAQMQDDQVRVTSKKIDDLQAAIAVLRKADIGLPLQFVNMKS; encoded by the coding sequence ATGGCTTCCTTCGACATCGTGAGCAAAGTGGACCCGCAAACCCTCGAAAACGCGGTGAACACAGCCCAAAAAGAACTCCAGACCCGCTACGACCTGCGCGACACCAAGGGCGGCATCGAGCTCAACAAAAAGGAAAACACCATTCTCCTGTCGTCCGAAAACTCCATGCGCATCAAGGCCTTGGAGGACATTCTGCTGGGCCGCGTGGTGAAGCAGGGCATCGACGGCACCAGCCTCGATTTCACGGCCGACGAGCAGCCCAGCGGCCAGCTCATCAAGAAAACAATCAAGGTGCGTGCTGGGGTCGATAAGGAGTACGGCCGCAAAATCATCAAGGCCATCAAGGACGCCAAGGTGAAGGTAGAAGCCCAGATGCAGGACGACCAGGTGCGCGTGACATCGAAGAAAATCGACGATTTGCAGGCCGCCATCGCCGTGCTGCGCAAGGCCGACATCGGGTTGCCGCTGCAGTTCGTGAACATGAAATCGTAG
- a CDS encoding TerC family protein gives MYDFGAFAHAATWVSLLTLTFMEIVLGIDNIIFISIVVNRLPKEQQARGRTIGLLLALLFRIGLLLSISWIVSLRNPLFNLPDFPWLNQPFGVTGRDLILLAGGLFLMYKSTTEIHTKLQGEEDDETGGKGQTSMLNVILQIIVIDIVFSFDSILTAVGLVDNVLVMIAAVICAMGIMLTFSGAVANFVNNNPTIKMLALSFLIMIGFMLVMEAAHKEIEKGYLYFAMAFSLIVELLNLRLRKKAKPVQLRDSQYD, from the coding sequence GTGTACGACTTCGGAGCCTTTGCCCACGCTGCCACCTGGGTTAGTCTGCTGACCCTCACGTTCATGGAAATCGTGTTGGGCATCGACAACATCATTTTCATTTCCATTGTCGTCAACCGGCTGCCCAAAGAGCAGCAGGCGCGGGGCCGCACCATTGGCCTGCTGCTGGCGCTGCTGTTTCGCATTGGCCTGCTGCTGAGCATTTCCTGGATTGTGAGCTTGCGCAATCCGCTGTTCAACCTGCCCGATTTTCCGTGGCTCAACCAGCCCTTCGGTGTGACCGGGCGCGACCTGATTCTGCTGGCCGGCGGCTTGTTCCTGATGTACAAGAGCACCACCGAGATTCACACCAAGCTGCAAGGCGAGGAGGACGACGAAACCGGCGGCAAAGGCCAGACGTCGATGCTGAATGTGATTCTGCAGATTATCGTCATCGACATTGTGTTCAGCTTCGACTCCATCCTGACCGCCGTGGGCCTCGTGGACAATGTGCTGGTGATGATTGCGGCCGTGATTTGCGCCATGGGCATCATGCTCACGTTCAGCGGTGCCGTGGCCAACTTCGTGAACAACAACCCCACCATCAAGATGCTGGCGCTGTCGTTCCTCATCATGATTGGCTTCATGCTGGTGATGGAAGCTGCCCACAAAGAAATCGAAAAAGGCTACCTCTATTTCGCCATGGCCTTTTCGCTGATTGTGGAGTTGCTGAACCTGCGCCTGCGCAAGAAAGCCAAGCCCGTGCAGCTGCGCGACTCGCAGTACGACTAG
- a CDS encoding RNA methyltransferase, which yields MRKLTMAELNRASVDDFKSTPKSPVVLVLDNVRSMHNVGAIFRTADAFALEKIYLCGYTPRPPHREITKTALGSEESMAWEYAAETATAVAALKAAGYQVAAVEQTTGSVLLPQFRPEVGRPLALVLGNEVFGVEDAVLALCDMAVEIPQFGTKHSLNVGVAAGVVLWDALVKLGVV from the coding sequence ATGCGAAAACTCACAATGGCCGAGCTGAACCGGGCCTCGGTGGATGATTTCAAAAGTACGCCCAAAAGCCCCGTGGTTTTAGTGCTCGACAACGTGCGCAGCATGCACAACGTGGGCGCCATTTTCCGCACGGCCGACGCCTTCGCGCTCGAAAAAATCTACCTCTGCGGCTACACGCCGCGCCCGCCGCACCGCGAAATCACCAAAACGGCCCTGGGCAGCGAGGAATCCATGGCCTGGGAATACGCGGCCGAAACCGCGACGGCCGTGGCTGCCCTCAAAGCCGCCGGCTACCAAGTGGCGGCCGTGGAGCAAACCACGGGCAGCGTCCTGCTGCCGCAGTTTCGGCCCGAAGTTGGCCGGCCGCTGGCATTGGTGCTGGGCAACGAGGTTTTTGGCGTGGAAGACGCGGTGCTGGCTTTGTGCGACATGGCCGTGGAAATCCCGCAATTCGGCACCAAGCATTCGCTGAACGTGGGCGTGGCGGCCGGCGTGGTGCTCTGGGATGCGCTGGTGAAGCTGGGCGTGGTGTAG